CATCGCGCGCGATCTCGTCAGCGAGATCCGCGGGCGGCTCGCCTTCCTGCAGCACGTCGGTCTTGGCTACCTGGCGCTGGATCGCGCCGCGCCCACGCTGTCGGGCGGCGAGGCGCAGCGCATCCGGCTGGCGGCGCAGCTCGGCTCCAACCTGCGCGGCGTGTGCTACATCCTCGACGAGCCGACGATCGGCCTGCATCCGCGCGACAACCGCCTGCTGCTCGACACCCTGGAGGCGCTACGCGACCGCGGCAACACCTTGCTGGTGGTCGAGCACGACGAGGACACCATCCGCCGCGCCGACCACGTCATCGACCTCGGCCCCGGTGCCGGCGTGCGCGGCGGTCGGGTGGTGGCCGAAGGGCGCATCGACGACCTGCTCGCCGCGCCCGAATCCGCCACCGGCGCATGCTTCCGCCACCCGCTGCAGCACCCGCTGCGCCCGCGCCGCGCGGTCCCGGACGATCACGCGGCGATCCGCATCGAGGGCGCCAGCCTGCACAACCTGCGCGACGTCGACGTGCGCATCCCGCTCGCGCGCCTGACGGTGGTCACCGGCGTGTCCGGCTCGGGCAAGTCCAGCCTCGCGCGCGACGTGATCCACGCCAACCTGCGCGCGCGCCTCGGCGACCCCGAGGCCACCCGCGCCCGCCGCCGCGGCCAGGCGCAGCCGGAGGAAGTCGACCAGGCCCTGGTCGGCTGCAAGGGCCTCCACGGCTGGCAGCAGGTCGGCCGCGTGCTGGAAGTCGACCAGACCCCGATCGGCAAGACGCCGCGCTCCTGCCCGGCAACCTACGTCGGCTTCTGGGACGCGATCCGCAGGCTCTTCGCCGACACCTTCGACGCCCGCACCCGCGGCTGGAACGCCTCGCGCTTCTCCTTCAACACCGGCGCCGGTCGCTGCCCGGTGTGCGACGGCGCCGGCCAGACCACCGTCGAGATGAGCTTCCTGCCCGACGTGAAGACGCCCTGCGAGGCCTGCGGCGGCGCGCGCTTCAACCCCGAGACGCTGTCGGTGCGCTGGAAGGACAGGACGGTGGCCGAGGTGCTGGCGATGCCGGTGGACGAGGCGGTGGAGTTCTTCTCCGCGCATCCGGCGATCGCCCACCCGCTGCAGCTGCTGCAGGACGTCGGCCTCGGCTACCTGACCCTCGGCCAGCCCAGCCCGACGCTGTCGGGCGGCGAGGCGCAGCGCATCAAGCTCGTCACCGAGCTCGCCAAGGTGCGCCGCCGTCCGGGCGACGCGGAGGACACCGGCGGCGTGCCGCTGCCGGCCGACAAGCACAGCCTGTACGTGCTCGACGAGCCCACCGTCGGCCTGCACATGGCCGACGTCGACAAGCTGATCCACGTGCTGCACCGCCTCACCGACGCCGGCCACACCGTGCTCGTGATCGAGCACGACCTCGACGTCATGGCCGAGGCCGACTGGCTGATCGACCTCGGCCCCGAGGGCGGCGACGGCGGCGGCAGCGTGGTGGCCGAAGGTCCACCGGAGGTGGCGATGGCGACGGCGGAATCGCACACCGGTCGCCATCTGCGCGAGTTCCTGGCACAGCGCAGGCGCGCATGATGCACTGCAGCGGAACCATGGCATGATGTCCCGGTCATGAATTTTTGTGGGAGCGGGCTTGCCCGCGAATGGCGGGTAATCAAGCGCCGCTTTCGCGGGCAAGCCCGCTCCCACGGACAGTTGCGCCCACGGGTCGTTGCGGCGGCGGTCGTCCACCGAACCAACATGGATGAAGGGAAGAAAACAATGAACACACGCAGGGTCCGGGTCTGGGATCTGCCCACCCGTCTGTTCCACTGGTTGCTCGCCGTGCTGGTCGTGGCCGCCTACATCACCGCCCAGATCGGCGGCAGCCTCATCGAATGGCATGGCCGGGTGGGCATCGCCATCACCGGCCTGCTCGCCTTCCGCCTGGTGTGGGGCGTGGTCGGCTCGACCTATGCCCGCTTCGCCGACTTCGTGCCCGGTCCTGCGCATCTGTGGGCGCACCTGCGCGGGCACTGGAGCGGCCTGGGCCACAATCCGCTCGGCGCGCTGTCGGTGCTCGCGCTACTGGGCGTGATGCTCTACCAGGCCGTGACCGGCCTGTTCTCCAACGACGAGATCGCGTTCTCCGGCCCGCTGCGCGCGCTGGTGAGCAGCGACACCAGCGACTGGATGTCCGGCCTGCACCGGCAGAACTACTGGCCGATCATCGTGCTGGTGGGCCTGCACGTGTCGGCGGTACTGTTCTACGCGCTGGTGAAGAAGGACAACCTGGTGCGGCCGATGATCACCGGCATGAAGGAGGTCGACGAAGCCGACGCCCGACCCGCAGAGGGCGGCGGCGCGGCGGCCCTCGTGATCGCGCTGGTGATCACCGCGGCGGTGCTCTACTTCGTCACCGGCAGCTTCATCGAGCCTCCGCCCCCGCCTCCGCCCGCAGCCTGGTGACGTGCCGGCGCCCGAAAACGAAAAAGCCACCGCTGCATGCGGTGGCTTTTTCGCATCTGCGTTCGCCAGCCTCGCGGCCGGCGCAGCCGCATCACTCCATGCGGTACTTGTCGTGACAGGCCTTGCAGGTCGCGCCGGTGTCGCCGAACGCCTTCTGCACGGCGGCCTTGTCGCCGGTGGCAGCGACCTTGGCGAGGTTGGCGGCGGCGTTGTTGAAGTCGGTGGCGAGCTTGCCGACGTTCGGCATTTCCTGGAAGAACTCGGGCTTGACGCGGGTCTTGACGTCGCCGATGTCCTTCTCGGTGCCCGGGCCGTAGAGCGCGCCCATGCCCGAGCCGGCGATGCCGGCGATGGCGTTGGCGGCGGCCTGGACTTGCTGGGCATTGAACTCGCCCTCGAGGTTGGCCTTGATCTTGCCCATGTTCCAGCTCATGAAGCTGTAGCCGGCCTGGCGGAACTTGATCTGGTCCTCCGGCTTGACCTGGGCCGAGGCTGCCGTGGCGAGGGAAAGGGAGAGGATGCCGAGTGCGATCGCTTTTTTCATCTGAGACCTCCTGAATCAGCAGTGGGGGGAAGGGACGAGCTTGCAGGGAACACCGCAGACCCTGCGCGGCTGCCTTGGTTCCCGTGGCGCCGCACGGATGTGCGTGCCTGCCCGGCGCAAGCTTAATTCAGATTCGGTCGATATGCCCTCGTCAGATCGCGTGCTGGCGGTGGCGATCTGCGCTCAAGCCGCGGCGTTTTTGGTCGTAAGCGAGACAGAGGGCGTGTGCGCCAGGGCGCCGCGGAACGCCGTTCAGAACTGCGAGAAGACAAATGATCCGATTTTCCGATACACCGATATGGCTGCGTCTGACCGGCGTGATCTGGCTGATGATGCTCATCGCCTTCGGCAGCATGATCGCCTGGGAAACCCGGGTGAATCGCGACATGGCGATCGACCAGGCGAAGGACTTCGCGGGCACGGTCAATGAGATGACGATGGCTGGCCTCACCGGGATGATGATCACCGGCACGGTCGCCCAGCGCGATGTCTTCCTCGACCAGATCAAGGAGCTCACCGTCGTCCAGGACCTGAAGGTCATCCGCGGCGAGGCGGTCAGCAAGGTGTTCGGCGACGGCGGCGTGGCGACGGTGGGGGGCGATGCGGACGAGCATCTCGCCCTCGCCGAGGGCCGCAGCACGCTGCGTGTCGAGCACAGCGCCGAGCATGGCGAGCATCTGCGCGTGGTCATCCCCTCGCTCGCATCCAGCGACTGGCTCGGCAAGGACTGCATCGCCTGCCACCAGGTGCCGGCGGGAACACCGCTCGGCGCGGTGTCGATGCGCATCTCGCTCGACAAGGCGAACGCCGCGGTGCGCAGCTTCCGCAACGAGAGCATGGTGTTCGCCGCCCTGGTCTCGATTCCGCTGATCGTCTTCATCTACCTTTTCATCAGCCGCTTCGTCACCCGCCCGCTTGCCCAGCTCAACGAGGGCATGGCGCAGATCGCGCAGGGCGGGGGCGACCTCACCCGCCGCCTGCCGGTGCGGGGGGCCGACGAGATCGGACGCACGGCGGGCACCTTCAACGACATGATGGCGACGATCGGCGGCCTGGTGCGTCAGGTCGGCGACTCCGCCTCGGCCGTCACCGGCGCGGCCCACCGCGTCGTCGACAAGGCTGCCGCGGTGGCGGAGAGTTCGCACCGGCAGAACGACAGCTCGGTGAGCGCCGCCAATACGGTCGACGCGATGATGGACAACATCGCGGCGGTGGCCGGGCGCACCGAGGCCGTGCGCACGCGCTCGCACGACAGCCTGCAACGCTCGCAGGAAGGCCAGCGCAGCCTGGAGCGCCTGGTCGGCGAGGTCGGCGAGGCGGAGTCGGCGGTACGCCAGATGGCGGAGGCGGTCACCGCCTTTGTCGACTCCACGCAGGCGATCTCGCGCATGACCAGCGAGGTGCGCGAGATCGCCGAGCAGACCAACCTGCTCGCACTCAACGCCGCGATCGAGGCGGCTCGGGCGGGTGAGCAGGGCCGCGGCTTCGCGGTGGTGGCCGACGAGGTGCGCAAGCTGGCGGAGAAGTCGGCACGCTCGGCGGGCGAGATCGACGAGATCACCCGCGACGTCAGCCGCCGCTCGGGTTCGGTGCGGGGCGCCATCGACGACGGGCTCGGCCACCTCGAGTCGAGTCGCGAGATGGCGGCGGCGGTCATGCAGGTGCTGTCGCAGGCCAACGCGCTGGTGGTCGAGGTCGGCGAGGGCCTGGACCGGATCGCCGACGCGAGCCGCGAACAGCGCACGGCCAGCGAGTCGGTCACGCGCCGCATCGGCGAGATCGCCGGCATGGCGCGCAGCAACAACGATGCCCTCGAGCACACGGTCAGCGCGGCGCGCGAGCTCGGCGAGCTGGCCTCGCGCCTGCAGGATTCGGTGTCGCGCTTCCGCTGCTGAGCCGGGTCCGATGGGTGGCGGCGCGGGTCGGCGCCGCGCGCAACGAGAAGGGCGGCGCCCGACGAAGGCCCCGCCCTTCCTGCATTTCGCCGCCGGCGCTGCTTATTCGATGCGCACCGGAACGAAGATGCGCGCTTCGCCGCGCTGAATGAGGAGTGCGAAGCGCGGGCCGGCGCGCTCGAGCAGGGCGCGCAGTTCGGCGATGCTGGTCACCGGCTGGTTGTTGAACGCGAGGATCACGTCGCCGCGCTGCAGGCCGGCGCGCGCAGCCGCACCGTCGGCGCCCTCGACCACGATGCCGCCGCGCAGATTGAGTTCGGCGGCTTCCTGTGCGGTCAGTGCGCGCGCGCTCAGGCCGAGCTTCTCGCCGATGCGCTCGACCTGGGTCGGCGCGGGCGGGCCGCCGGCGATCGTCTCGTTGCGCAATTCGTCGAGGGTGGCGGTGACGTCGCGGCTGCGGCCCTCGCGCCAGACCTCGAGCTTCACGCGCGTGCCCGGGCGCTTCTCGCCGATCACGCGCGGCAGCTCGGCCGAGTCGTTGATGCGCCGGCCGTCGACGCTGAGCACGACGTCGCCCGCCTGCAGGCCGGCCTTGTCGGCCGCGCTGCCCGGCTCCACGCTCGCCACCAGCGCGCCACGCGCGTCCGGGAGGCCGAAGGACTGCGCGAGGTCCTTGTCGACGCCCTGGATGGCGATGCCCAGCCGGCCGCGCTGCACGCGGCCATGTTCGACGAGCTGGTCCTTGATGTTCATCGCGACGTCGATCGGGATCGCGAACGAGATCCCCATGAAGCCGCCCGAGCGCGAGTAGATCTGCGAGTTGATGCCGATGACCTCGCCGGCGAGGTTGAACAGCGGTCCGCCCGAGTTGCCCGGGTTGATCGCGACGTCGGTCTGGATGAAGGGCACGTAGGTCTCGTCCGGCAGGCGGCGCGCCTTGGCCGAGATGATGCCGGCGGTGACGGTGTTGTCGAAGCCGAAGGGCGAGCCCATCGCCACCACCCATTCGCCGACGCGGGCGCTGTCGGCATTGCCGATCTTCACCGCCGGCAGGCCCTTGGCGTCGAGCTTGAGCAGGGCGACGTCGGTGCGGCGATCGATGCCGACCACGGTGGCCTTGAATTCGCGCTTGTCGATCAGGGTGACGGTCACTTCGGACAAGCCCGCATCCCCGTCCTCGCCGGCCACGACGTGGGCATTGGTGAGCACGTAGCCGTCCGGGCTGACGATGAAGCCCGAGCCGATGCCCTGGCGCGCGCGCGGGCCCATGCCCGGCTGGCCGGGGAAGCCCGGCATCGGTACGCCGAAGCGGCGCAGGAAGTCGTAGAACGGATCGTTGGCGAAGGGGTTCTCGCCCGCCGTGCCCTGCGCGGCGCGCTGCACCACCCGGATGTTGACCACGGCCGGGCCGACCTGCTCGACGAGGTCGCCGAAGTCGGGCAGGCCGTAGCGGTTCGGTGACACCATGGAGGCGGCCGGCGCGGCCTGGGCATGTGCGGACGGGACGAGCGCCGTGCCGGGTAGCGCGGCGACGATGGAGAGGGCGAGCGTGGTCGCGAGTAGGTGCTTGCGCATGGTCGATTCCGTGGTTGGTTCAATGCCGACGACGGGCAGTGGACGCCGATTCGTTTCGTCTGTTCCCTTGTTCACAACTGTTTGCAAGTTTGGGGCGTGCCCGACGCTGATCAAGTGTCGGGCCGGCATCTCCGGCGCGCGCGGGCTCAGAACGGCAGGTCCACGGTCAGGAAGACCTGGCGCCCAGTCCTGTTGGGTGTGCGCCCGCGGTGCTGGGGCATGGCCTGCAATGGCTTGTGGGCGAGCTCCTGGTGGTCGCCGAGCAGGTTGATGGCGGTCAGGCGCATGTCGACCACCTGGCTGCCTGCGTGCAGGCGGCGGCCAAGGCTCCAGTCGAGGCTGGTGTAGGCGGGAACGGTGTGGCGCAGGCCCGGCACGTAGCCGGTGCCCGCCTCCAGCGGCCCCATTCGCAGCAGGCTCAGGGTCGACTGCCAGGCACCGATGTCCTGCAGCCAGGTCAGCGTGGCGGCGTGCGGCGCCACGCTGCGCC
This region of Thauera sp. JM12B12 genomic DNA includes:
- a CDS encoding cytochrome c, with product MKKAIALGILSLSLATAASAQVKPEDQIKFRQAGYSFMSWNMGKIKANLEGEFNAQQVQAAANAIAGIAGSGMGALYGPGTEKDIGDVKTRVKPEFFQEMPNVGKLATDFNNAAANLAKVAATGDKAAVQKAFGDTGATCKACHDKYRME
- a CDS encoding DegQ family serine endoprotease, whose translation is MRKHLLATTLALSIVAALPGTALVPSAHAQAAPAASMVSPNRYGLPDFGDLVEQVGPAVVNIRVVQRAAQGTAGENPFANDPFYDFLRRFGVPMPGFPGQPGMGPRARQGIGSGFIVSPDGYVLTNAHVVAGEDGDAGLSEVTVTLIDKREFKATVVGIDRRTDVALLKLDAKGLPAVKIGNADSARVGEWVVAMGSPFGFDNTVTAGIISAKARRLPDETYVPFIQTDVAINPGNSGGPLFNLAGEVIGINSQIYSRSGGFMGISFAIPIDVAMNIKDQLVEHGRVQRGRLGIAIQGVDKDLAQSFGLPDARGALVASVEPGSAADKAGLQAGDVVLSVDGRRINDSAELPRVIGEKRPGTRVKLEVWREGRSRDVTATLDELRNETIAGGPPAPTQVERIGEKLGLSARALTAQEAAELNLRGGIVVEGADGAAARAGLQRGDVILAFNNQPVTSIAELRALLERAGPRFALLIQRGEARIFVPVRIE
- a CDS encoding cytochrome b/b6 domain-containing protein, which gives rise to MNTRRVRVWDLPTRLFHWLLAVLVVAAYITAQIGGSLIEWHGRVGIAITGLLAFRLVWGVVGSTYARFADFVPGPAHLWAHLRGHWSGLGHNPLGALSVLALLGVMLYQAVTGLFSNDEIAFSGPLRALVSSDTSDWMSGLHRQNYWPIIVLVGLHVSAVLFYALVKKDNLVRPMITGMKEVDEADARPAEGGGAAALVIALVITAAVLYFVTGSFIEPPPPPPPAAW
- a CDS encoding methyl-accepting chemotaxis protein, giving the protein MIRFSDTPIWLRLTGVIWLMMLIAFGSMIAWETRVNRDMAIDQAKDFAGTVNEMTMAGLTGMMITGTVAQRDVFLDQIKELTVVQDLKVIRGEAVSKVFGDGGVATVGGDADEHLALAEGRSTLRVEHSAEHGEHLRVVIPSLASSDWLGKDCIACHQVPAGTPLGAVSMRISLDKANAAVRSFRNESMVFAALVSIPLIVFIYLFISRFVTRPLAQLNEGMAQIAQGGGDLTRRLPVRGADEIGRTAGTFNDMMATIGGLVRQVGDSASAVTGAAHRVVDKAAAVAESSHRQNDSSVSAANTVDAMMDNIAAVAGRTEAVRTRSHDSLQRSQEGQRSLERLVGEVGEAESAVRQMAEAVTAFVDSTQAISRMTSEVREIAEQTNLLALNAAIEAARAGEQGRGFAVVADEVRKLAEKSARSAGEIDEITRDVSRRSGSVRGAIDDGLGHLESSREMAAAVMQVLSQANALVVEVGEGLDRIADASREQRTASESVTRRIGEIAGMARSNNDALEHTVSAARELGELASRLQDSVSRFRC